A genomic window from Vigna radiata var. radiata cultivar VC1973A chromosome 2, Vradiata_ver6, whole genome shotgun sequence includes:
- the LOC106755763 gene encoding transcription factor TCP5, producing the protein MMMMGSSREGQQAKQEGGAINIDKFSKASSSTRQWSAFRNPRIVRVSRSFGGKDRHSKVCTIRGLRDRRIRLSVPTAIQLYDLQDKLGLNQPSKVIDWLLEATKLDIDKLPPLQFPQGFGQFHHPQTLLPFHDSSSSQLSLGPFGESSSSFVRDGGVQNSMAKSRYWDSIDSISRLKGKEGEKGKWVKTNEDENQEDDVVGSYSNLHASTQRLFPMGSGTTTTHSLLPGLLNNTMPYNPYNAEPSGLSLSQFGGHGLFPSQQVDPGPSSANGVQFPSSLALPSSASQFFLGSSSATPPMFTTYAPFLTPSLDNDPRQFNHIQFLNSASQILPHPLIPSLHSLNPHVRPFPATPFSSKLLESDSIRSQHDKDSSS; encoded by the coding sequence atgatgatgatggggaGTTCAAGAGAAGGTCAACAAGCGAAGCAAGAAGGTGGCGCCATTAATATTGACAAGTTTTCCAAGGCATCCTCCAGTACAAGACAATGGTCAGCGTTTAGAAATCCAAGAATTGTGAGAGTGTCACGTTCTTTCGGAGGAAAAGATAGGCACAGCAAGGTTTGCACCATAAGAGGGTTGAGGGACAGAAGGATTAGGCTCTCAGTGCCCACAGCAATTCAGCTATATGATCTTCAGGACAAGCTTGGGCTGAACCAACCAAGCAAAGTGATAGATTGGTTGCTTGAAGCAACTAAACTTGACATTGACAAGCTTCCTCCACTTCAATTCCCTCAGGGTTTTGGTCAATTTCATCATCCACAAACCCTACTCCCCTTTCATGATTCAAGTTCCTCTCAGCTTTCTCTCGGACCCTTCGGTGAATCTAGCTCCTCATTTGTAAGGGATGGTGGGGTTCAAAACTCCATGGCAAAGTCAAGGTATTGGGACAGCATAGATTCAATATCAAGATTGAAAGGCAAGGAAGGTGAAAAGGGCAAGTGGGTCAAAACAAACGAGGATGAAAATCAAGAAGATGATGTTGTTGGAAGCTACAGCAACTTGCATGCATCTACTCAGAGGCTTTTCCCTATGGGTAGTGGTACCACCACTACTCACTCACTTTTACCTGGTTTGTTAAACAATACCATGCCATATAACCCCTACAACGCTGAGCCTTCTGGTTTGTCGTTATCCCAATTTGGAGGCCATGGCTTGTTTCCTTCCCAGCAGGTAGATCCCGGTCCAAGCAGTGCAAATGGTGTTCAATTCCCATCTTCTTTGGCATTACCTTCATCTGCTTCTCAATTTTTCCTTGGTTCATCTTCTGCTACACCACCAATGTTCACTACCTATGCTCCATTTCTTACACCCTCACTTGACAATGATCCTAGACAGTTCAACCACATTCAGTTCTTGAACTCAGCTTCTCAAATCTTGCCTCATCCTCTCATTCCATCTCTTCACTCCTTGAATCCACATGTCAGACCCTTCCCAGCAACACCCTTTAGTTCAAAGCTTTTGGAGTCAGATAGCATCCGCAGCCAACATGATAAGGATAGCTCTTCTTGA